In Rubrivirga marina, the following are encoded in one genomic region:
- a CDS encoding phosphoglycerate kinase, with protein MNTLSDLDLKGQRVLVRVDFNVPMDGGTITDDTRIQAALPTIQAILDAGGTPVLMSHLGRPKGAPDPQYSLRPVAEYLDRLTEADVVFCEETVGDAAQACVDGAPEGAVVLLENTRFLPGETANDADLARQLARLGDVFVSDAFGSVHRAHASTAGVAEHLPHAAGKLLATEVDFLTKALDEPDRPFVAVLGGAKVSDKIGVIQALAPKVDHLLIGGAMAYTFLAGLGRTTGDSLVEEDRKDEAFRLYDQFRDTIVLPTDHVVGDRFAADAETKVVDGDVPDGFLGLDIGPQTRKAYADLVGGARTVIWNGPMGVFEMEPFAGGTLAVAEALAEATREHDALTVVGGGDSVAALNQAGLADAVTHVSTGGGAMLEFMEGKTLPGLAALDS; from the coding sequence ATGAACACCCTCTCCGACCTCGACCTGAAGGGCCAGCGCGTGCTGGTCCGGGTCGACTTCAACGTGCCGATGGACGGCGGCACGATCACCGACGACACGCGGATCCAGGCCGCGCTCCCCACCATCCAGGCCATCCTGGATGCGGGCGGGACGCCGGTCCTGATGTCCCACCTGGGCCGCCCGAAGGGCGCGCCCGACCCGCAGTACTCGCTGCGCCCCGTCGCCGAGTACCTCGACCGGCTCACCGAGGCGGACGTGGTGTTCTGTGAGGAGACCGTCGGCGACGCGGCCCAGGCGTGTGTCGACGGGGCGCCAGAGGGCGCCGTCGTGCTCCTCGAGAACACGCGGTTCCTGCCGGGCGAGACGGCGAACGACGCCGACCTCGCCCGCCAGCTGGCCCGCCTCGGCGACGTGTTCGTGTCGGACGCGTTCGGCTCGGTCCACCGCGCGCACGCCTCGACGGCCGGCGTGGCCGAGCACCTGCCCCACGCGGCCGGGAAGCTCCTCGCGACCGAGGTCGACTTCCTGACGAAGGCGCTCGACGAGCCCGACCGGCCGTTCGTCGCCGTCCTCGGCGGCGCGAAGGTGTCCGACAAGATCGGGGTGATCCAGGCGCTCGCGCCGAAGGTGGACCACCTCCTGATCGGGGGCGCGATGGCCTACACGTTCCTCGCCGGCCTCGGCCGGACGACCGGCGACTCGCTCGTCGAGGAGGACCGGAAGGACGAGGCGTTCCGGCTCTACGACCAGTTCCGAGACACGATCGTCCTCCCCACCGACCACGTCGTGGGCGACCGTTTCGCGGCGGACGCCGAGACGAAGGTCGTCGACGGCGACGTGCCGGACGGGTTCTTGGGCCTCGACATCGGCCCCCAGACGCGGAAGGCGTACGCCGACCTCGTCGGGGGCGCGCGGACGGTGATCTGGAACGGGCCGATGGGCGTGTTCGAGATGGAGCCGTTCGCCGGCGGCACGCTCGCCGTCGCCGAGGCGCTCGCCGAGGCGACGCGGGAGCACGACGCCCTCACGGTCGTCGGCGGTGGCGACTCGGTGGCGGCGCTCAACCAGGCCGGCCTCGCCGACGCCGTCACACACGTCTCGACGGGTGGCGGCGCGATGCTCGAGTTCATGGAGGGCAAGACGCTCCCCGGCCTCGCCGCGCTCGACTCCTGA
- a CDS encoding mechanosensitive ion channel family protein yields the protein MQLTPNASAPPDTVAVDTVVATGPTLDDARALGATLLDEAFWLTVADKAWGVFITIALALLAIAVVKRIKTRWVASVQSDSTTDKRRQRVLTTADLLGSVARYVIWTVAALAVLPIVGMDIRGLLAGAGIAGLAIGFGAQTLVKDVISGFFLLFDDTLGNGDLIRFGQDVGTVEYVGLRLIKVRKFDGELLMIPAGELRTFGNKSIGFARAIVNVGLSYEQDVAQALPVLEDVAREWAETDHAKEVMVEEAPQVQALLDLGDSAVTARIIVQVKPGEQFPAERDLRQLVKKRFDERGIEIPFPRRTVYVKSLGGDAEAGDVEAGDADDDTLGAAAGA from the coding sequence ATGCAGCTCACCCCGAACGCCTCCGCTCCGCCCGACACCGTCGCCGTGGACACGGTCGTCGCGACCGGCCCCACGCTCGACGACGCTCGCGCGCTCGGCGCCACGCTCCTCGACGAGGCGTTTTGGCTGACGGTCGCGGACAAGGCCTGGGGGGTCTTCATCACGATCGCGCTGGCCCTCCTCGCCATCGCCGTCGTCAAGCGGATCAAGACTCGGTGGGTCGCCTCCGTCCAGTCCGACTCGACGACCGACAAGCGCCGCCAGCGCGTGCTCACCACGGCCGACCTGCTCGGGTCCGTCGCGCGCTACGTGATCTGGACCGTCGCGGCGCTCGCGGTCCTCCCCATCGTCGGGATGGACATCCGGGGGCTCCTCGCCGGCGCGGGCATCGCGGGCCTGGCCATCGGGTTCGGCGCCCAGACGCTCGTCAAGGACGTGATCTCGGGCTTCTTCCTCCTCTTCGACGACACGCTCGGCAACGGCGACCTCATCCGGTTCGGCCAGGACGTCGGGACGGTCGAGTACGTCGGGCTCCGGCTCATCAAGGTGCGGAAGTTCGACGGTGAGCTCCTGATGATCCCGGCCGGCGAGCTCCGGACGTTCGGCAACAAGTCCATCGGGTTCGCCCGCGCCATCGTCAACGTCGGCCTCAGCTACGAGCAGGACGTGGCCCAGGCGCTCCCCGTCTTGGAGGACGTCGCCCGCGAGTGGGCCGAGACGGACCACGCGAAGGAGGTGATGGTCGAGGAGGCCCCGCAGGTCCAGGCGCTCCTCGACCTCGGCGACTCGGCGGTGACGGCGCGGATCATCGTCCAGGTCAAACCGGGCGAGCAGTTCCCGGCCGAGCGGGACCTCCGCCAGCTCGTCAAGAAGCGGTTCGACGAGCGCGGCATCGAGATTCCGTTCCCCCGTCGGACGGTCTACGTCAAGTCGCTCGGCGGCGACGCCGAGGCGGGCGATGTCGAGGCGGGCGATGCCGACGACGACACGCTGGGCGCGGCGGCCGGGGCGTAG
- the gap gene encoding type I glyceraldehyde-3-phosphate dehydrogenase, whose amino-acid sequence MAIKIGINGFGRIGRLVFRSILERGDTDFDIVAVNDLTDAETLAHLFKYDSVHGVFPGDVSAEGDELVVNGDRFKVLSEKDPAQLPWGDLGCEVVVESTGRFTDAESAGKHIEGGAKKVVISAPAKGGVKTVVLGVNDDTLTGDETIVSNASCTTNCLAPMVKVLDDAFGVQKGFMTTVHAYTADQRIQDAPHKDLRRARAAALSIIPTTTGAAKAVGLVLPELQGKLDGFALRVPTPDGSLTDFTAIVDREVTVEEVNQAFQDAADGPLQGILEYSTAPLVSIDIVHNPHSCILDSPSTMTDGTMVKVVGWYDNEWGYANRTVDLVKKLMEG is encoded by the coding sequence ATGGCCATCAAGATTGGCATCAACGGCTTCGGCCGGATCGGCCGGCTCGTCTTCCGCTCCATCCTCGAGCGCGGCGACACCGACTTCGACATCGTCGCCGTCAACGACCTGACCGACGCCGAGACGCTCGCGCACCTCTTCAAGTACGACTCGGTCCACGGCGTCTTCCCGGGCGACGTCTCGGCCGAGGGCGACGAGCTCGTCGTCAACGGCGACCGGTTCAAGGTCCTCTCGGAGAAGGACCCGGCCCAGCTTCCGTGGGGCGACCTCGGCTGCGAGGTCGTCGTCGAGTCGACCGGCCGGTTCACCGACGCCGAGAGCGCCGGGAAGCACATCGAGGGCGGCGCCAAGAAGGTCGTCATCTCGGCCCCGGCCAAGGGCGGCGTCAAGACGGTCGTCCTCGGCGTCAACGACGACACCCTCACGGGCGACGAGACGATTGTCTCGAACGCGAGCTGCACGACGAACTGCCTGGCCCCGATGGTCAAGGTCCTCGACGACGCGTTCGGCGTCCAGAAGGGCTTCATGACGACGGTCCACGCCTACACGGCCGACCAGCGGATCCAGGACGCCCCGCACAAGGACCTCCGCCGGGCCCGCGCCGCCGCCCTCTCGATCATCCCGACGACGACGGGCGCGGCCAAGGCCGTCGGCCTCGTGCTCCCCGAGCTCCAGGGCAAGCTCGACGGGTTCGCCCTCCGCGTCCCGACACCGGACGGCTCGCTCACCGACTTCACGGCCATCGTCGACCGCGAGGTCACGGTCGAGGAGGTCAACCAGGCGTTCCAGGACGCGGCGGATGGCCCGCTCCAGGGCATCCTCGAGTACTCTACGGCGCCGCTCGTCTCGATCGACATCGTCCACAACCCGCACTCCTGTATCCTCGACTCGCCCTCGACCATGACCGATGGCACCATGGTCAAGGTCGTCGGCTGGTACGACAACGAGTGGGGCTACGCGAACCGGACGGTCGACCTCGTCAAGAAGCTTATGGAGGGATAG
- a CDS encoding ABC transporter ATP-binding protein: MSDLAIHTAGLGKTYGGRRPVEALKPLDLEIAPGETFGLLGPNGAGKTTLVKLLLGLARPSMGEASLFGRPVSDPDARRVAGYLPEGHRFPPFLSARDTLDLFARMSGVDAADRATRSADLLDRVRLGGAEDRPVGTFSKGMLQRLGLAQALMNRPRIVFLDEPTDGVDPVGRREIRTLIEGLRADGVTVFLNSHLLSEVELVCTRVAILKDGERIRMGTVDELTRRDRAWRLVTSPLPSATRDALDGVLAVEGATHPDGLVRSTATLPDRTALNAALDRLRADGVEVEAVEPARQSLEDLFVEAVSDTPPLGAEADRPADA; the protein is encoded by the coding sequence ATGTCCGACCTCGCCATCCACACCGCCGGCCTCGGCAAGACCTACGGCGGCCGGCGGCCCGTCGAGGCGCTGAAGCCGCTCGACCTCGAGATCGCGCCCGGCGAGACGTTTGGGCTCCTCGGACCCAACGGCGCCGGCAAGACGACGCTGGTCAAGCTCCTCCTCGGCCTCGCGCGGCCGAGCATGGGCGAGGCCTCGCTGTTCGGCCGGCCCGTCTCCGACCCCGACGCGCGGCGCGTCGCCGGCTACCTCCCGGAGGGCCACCGCTTTCCCCCGTTCCTCTCGGCCCGCGACACGCTCGACCTGTTCGCTCGCATGTCCGGCGTGGACGCCGCGGACCGGGCCACCCGCTCGGCCGACCTCCTCGACCGGGTTCGTCTCGGGGGGGCCGAGGACCGGCCGGTGGGCACGTTCTCGAAGGGGATGCTCCAGCGGCTCGGCCTCGCCCAGGCGCTCATGAACCGGCCGCGGATCGTGTTCTTGGACGAGCCGACTGACGGCGTCGACCCCGTCGGCCGGCGCGAGATCCGGACCCTCATCGAGGGGCTCCGCGCCGACGGCGTGACGGTCTTCCTCAACTCGCACCTCCTGAGCGAGGTCGAGCTGGTCTGCACGCGCGTCGCCATCCTCAAAGACGGCGAGCGGATCCGGATGGGCACGGTCGACGAACTCACGCGCCGGGACCGGGCGTGGCGGCTCGTGACCTCTCCCCTGCCCTCCGCCACCCGCGACGCCCTCGACGGCGTGCTCGCGGTCGAGGGCGCCACGCACCCCGACGGGCTCGTCCGCTCGACGGCGACGCTGCCGGACCGCACGGCGTTGAACGCCGCGCTCGACCGGCTCCGCGCCGACGGCGTCGAGGTCGAAGCGGTCGAGCCGGCCCGTCAGTCGCTGGAGGATCTCTTCGTCGAGGCCGTCTCCGACACGCCCCCCCTCGGCGCCGAGGCCGACCGACCCGCCGACGCATGA
- a CDS encoding tetratricopeptide repeat protein, protein MAQINPPKPLTTSRPNDLREDNLTTAASRGSEFFEDHRNTVIGVIAGLVVLALAIIGWRTWQDRRSAEGQQLLGAILNEYNAGNYQAALDGTDAAPGLLEIADEYGSTNTGEQATFFAADALYQLGDYDRALEYFEDYDGDGLMAASAIAGRAAIAEQQGDNARAAGLYEDAAGEYDSPASTPGYLLDAARNFAAAGDTEAATAALQRVIDDWEGTPEVRTAQTELGQVQAMATATGQPTGGVNAAPIAPDTTAASGAAEAAVVGDEGTTIAVPADAPDADGQ, encoded by the coding sequence ATGGCCCAGATCAACCCGCCGAAGCCGCTCACGACGTCGCGTCCGAACGACCTCCGTGAGGACAACCTCACGACCGCCGCCTCGCGAGGCTCGGAGTTCTTCGAGGACCACCGCAACACCGTCATCGGGGTCATCGCCGGCCTCGTCGTCCTCGCCCTCGCCATCATCGGCTGGCGGACGTGGCAGGACCGCCGCTCGGCCGAGGGCCAGCAGCTCTTGGGTGCCATCCTCAACGAGTACAACGCGGGCAACTACCAGGCGGCCCTCGACGGGACCGACGCGGCCCCGGGCCTGCTCGAGATCGCCGACGAGTACGGCTCGACCAACACCGGCGAGCAGGCCACGTTCTTCGCCGCCGACGCGCTCTACCAGCTCGGCGACTACGACCGGGCCCTCGAGTACTTCGAGGACTACGACGGCGACGGGCTCATGGCGGCCAGCGCCATCGCCGGCCGGGCCGCCATCGCCGAGCAGCAGGGCGACAACGCCCGCGCCGCCGGCCTCTACGAAGACGCCGCGGGCGAGTACGACTCGCCGGCCTCGACCCCCGGCTACCTCCTCGACGCGGCCCGCAACTTCGCCGCCGCCGGCGACACCGAGGCGGCCACGGCCGCGCTCCAGCGCGTGATCGACGACTGGGAGGGCACGCCGGAGGTCCGCACGGCGCAGACCGAGCTCGGCCAGGTCCAGGCCATGGCGACGGCCACGGGCCAGCCGACGGGTGGCGTCAACGCCGCGCCGATTGCGCCCGACACGACCGCCGCATCCGGTGCCGCCGAGGCGGCCGTCGTCGGCGACGAGGGCACCACGATCGCCGTTCCGGCGGACGCCCCGGACGCCGACGGCCAGTAG
- a CDS encoding TIGR04283 family arsenosugar biosynthesis glycosyltransferase, translating into MRDAASGMGDADSDVDADSAPPASRISVIVPAWNEAERIEETLASVVRQAGPWEVLVALGDSDDGTAEAALRALPEARILRGARGRARQMNDGAAAATGDAFLFLHADTRLPPGALDAVRHALAAPTVVAGCFRTAFALDGARFGPLGRRAMRAWSARFWMRWHRFAFGDRALFARREAFAAVGGFPDQPIFEDLDAVRALRRHGRFVFLDAEVETSARRFERHGAVRQQLRNAGLWAAWLLGADPVRLKRFYSDRDRG; encoded by the coding sequence ATGCGGGACGCGGCATCGGGGATGGGGGACGCCGATTCGGACGTCGACGCCGATTCCGCCCCTCCGGCGTCCCGCATCTCGGTGATCGTCCCGGCCTGGAACGAGGCCGAGCGGATTGAGGAGACGCTCGCCTCGGTGGTCCGGCAGGCGGGACCGTGGGAGGTCCTCGTGGCCCTAGGGGACTCCGACGACGGGACGGCCGAGGCGGCCCTACGAGCGCTGCCGGAGGCCCGAATCCTCCGCGGCGCGCGGGGCCGAGCGCGGCAGATGAACGACGGCGCCGCGGCCGCCACGGGCGACGCCTTCCTGTTCCTCCACGCCGACACGCGGCTTCCGCCCGGCGCGCTCGACGCCGTCCGCCACGCGCTGGCCGCCCCGACCGTCGTTGCGGGCTGTTTCCGGACGGCGTTCGCCCTCGACGGCGCGCGGTTCGGCCCCCTCGGCCGTAGGGCCATGCGGGCGTGGAGCGCTCGGTTCTGGATGCGATGGCACCGCTTCGCCTTCGGCGACCGGGCGCTGTTCGCGAGGCGCGAGGCGTTCGCGGCCGTCGGCGGCTTCCCGGACCAGCCGATCTTCGAGGACCTCGACGCCGTCCGCGCCCTCCGCCGTCACGGCCGGTTCGTCTTCCTCGACGCCGAAGTCGAGACGTCCGCGCGGCGGTTCGAGCGGCACGGGGCAGTCCGTCAGCAGCTCCGGAACGCGGGCCTCTGGGCCGCGTGGCTCCTCGGAGCCGACCCGGTCCGGCTCAAGCGGTTCTACAGCGACCGCGACCGGGGCTGA
- a CDS encoding T9SS type A sorting domain-containing protein, which yields MSRSLLLASLLLTAAPHAQSFDGLGLLPENSQTLAQSTSNGGAVIVGHGEGLTTLDEDRAQIWTPTAGLRFLQDAIAQDFGTDTTGWALSHANDVSPDGRVIVGRGLYDGRQSAFRWTPTGGLVDLGTFGGVATYAEATSDDGAVVVGGAWPEGATQPRAFRWSAETGMVDLGTLGGPNAAATGVSGDGRVVFGAAEDENGRSRAVRWIEGGDAVPLGSLGNMGLGRADGSSPDGRVIVGSSVTEDNVWEAFRWTEEQGMVGLGLLDGGRVRARDSRAVATSADGSVVVGGVLNVGGYYEAFVWTQDEGMRLLQPLLEEDYGLDLEGWILVLATSISEDGSVIVGYGFNPDGVYEGWRAEVDLATAGEEDASRAGLSLRAAPNPALGRTTLTLSLDRAGDASVTLHDVLGREVATLHRGPLAAGAHRLPVGVAGLPAGVYVARAEAAGRVISRTLTVVR from the coding sequence ATGTCCCGTTCGCTCCTCCTCGCGTCGCTCCTCCTCACCGCCGCCCCCCACGCGCAATCTTTCGACGGGCTCGGTCTCCTGCCGGAGAACTCGCAGACCCTCGCCCAGAGCACCTCGAACGGCGGCGCCGTGATCGTCGGCCACGGCGAAGGGCTCACCACCCTCGATGAGGACCGCGCCCAGATCTGGACGCCGACGGCCGGCCTCCGCTTCCTCCAAGACGCGATCGCTCAGGACTTCGGGACGGACACCACCGGCTGGGCCCTCTCGCACGCCAACGACGTCTCGCCCGACGGCCGGGTCATCGTCGGCCGTGGCCTCTACGACGGCCGGCAGAGCGCCTTCCGGTGGACGCCGACCGGCGGCCTCGTCGACCTCGGCACCTTCGGCGGCGTGGCCACCTACGCGGAGGCCACCTCCGACGACGGCGCCGTGGTGGTCGGGGGGGCGTGGCCTGAGGGCGCGACGCAGCCCCGGGCCTTCCGTTGGTCCGCAGAGACCGGGATGGTCGACCTCGGGACGCTCGGAGGTCCAAACGCGGCGGCCACGGGCGTATCCGGCGACGGCCGCGTCGTGTTCGGCGCGGCCGAGGACGAGAACGGGAGGAGCCGTGCCGTCCGGTGGATCGAGGGCGGGGATGCCGTCCCCCTGGGGTCGCTGGGGAACATGGGGCTGGGCCGGGCGGACGGGTCGTCCCCGGACGGCCGCGTGATCGTCGGTTCGTCGGTGACGGAGGACAACGTCTGGGAGGCCTTTCGCTGGACCGAGGAGCAGGGCATGGTCGGGCTCGGCCTGCTCGACGGCGGCCGGGTCCGCGCGCGCGATTCCCGGGCCGTCGCGACCTCGGCGGACGGCAGCGTCGTCGTCGGGGGCGTCCTCAACGTCGGCGGGTACTACGAGGCGTTCGTCTGGACCCAGGACGAGGGGATGCGGCTGCTCCAACCACTCCTCGAGGAGGACTACGGGCTCGACCTCGAGGGGTGGATCCTCGTCCTTGCCACCTCGATCTCGGAGGACGGCTCCGTCATCGTCGGCTACGGGTTCAACCCGGACGGCGTGTACGAGGGGTGGCGGGCGGAGGTCGACCTCGCGACGGCAGGTGAGGAGGACGCCAGCCGCGCCGGCCTGAGCCTCCGCGCCGCGCCGAACCCCGCCCTGGGCCGGACGACGCTGACGCTGTCGCTCGACCGCGCCGGTGACGCTTCGGTGACGCTCCACGACGTGCTCGGCCGCGAGGTCGCGACGCTCCACCGCGGCCCGCTGGCGGCCGGCGCCCACCGCCTCCCCGTGGGCGTCGCGGGCCTCCCGGCCGGCGTCTACGTCGCCCGTGCCGAGGCGGCCGGTCGGGTCATCAGCCGGACGCTGACGGTGGTCCGCTGA
- a CDS encoding trimeric intracellular cation channel family protein gives MLDALDLAGTFVFALSGAFKAVRLRLDWLGVAVLAALTGIGGGIVRDLLLGVTPAASLRDERYVLVCLAGAAAVLVAAPRIAARWNRVMLADAVGLGLFAALGASKGLDAGLGPLGVLLTGTLTAVGGGVIRDVLVREMPAVLYKGFYATAALLGSAAFLALTAFDLPEAAALGVAVVVTTGLRVTTLVRNTQLPRAPYHPEPPDSL, from the coding sequence GTGCTCGACGCCCTCGACCTCGCCGGCACGTTCGTGTTCGCCCTCTCGGGGGCCTTCAAGGCGGTCCGCCTCCGGCTCGACTGGCTCGGCGTCGCCGTCCTGGCGGCGCTGACCGGCATCGGGGGCGGGATCGTCCGCGACCTCCTACTGGGGGTGACGCCGGCGGCGTCGCTCCGCGACGAGCGCTACGTCCTCGTCTGCCTCGCGGGGGCCGCCGCCGTGCTCGTGGCGGCCCCACGCATCGCCGCCCGCTGGAACCGCGTGATGCTGGCCGACGCCGTCGGCCTCGGGCTCTTCGCGGCCCTGGGCGCGTCGAAGGGACTCGACGCGGGGCTCGGCCCCCTCGGGGTCTTGCTCACCGGAACGCTGACGGCCGTCGGCGGCGGCGTCATCCGCGACGTCCTCGTGCGAGAGATGCCGGCCGTGCTCTACAAGGGGTTCTACGCCACCGCCGCCTTGCTGGGGAGCGCCGCGTTCCTGGCGCTGACCGCCTTCGACCTCCCCGAGGCGGCCGCTCTCGGCGTGGCGGTCGTGGTCACCACCGGCCTCCGCGTGACGACGCTCGTGCGCAACACCCAGCTCCCCCGCGCGCCGTACCACCCCGAACCTCCCGACTCGCTCTGA
- a CDS encoding ABC transporter permease — MTGLILLTLRELRARKVVVGLFVVATVVWIALAFALQLDVVDGSLAGARLFGQEAIEEPIEPGQPLLDEDGNAILDDEGNPRTDGTDLPFNGDTLLESVVFTAQAFVSGAAYWIGILLALFATGGLIASLTERGTADVVLTKPLSRSSVLGGRLLAVMVVMLALLTYLFGAVWLVMSIKTGIWSPRFLLAIPVVFGMFAVVYSVVTLVGVWSGSAPLSLIVTLGLGFVTLVLAVPELPTQINRTWRPIVVGAYHLLPKFGNVGTTMVPQLATGGDVGPLYPLLSSLAFGAACYGLAFVLFSRKDY; from the coding sequence ATGACCGGTCTGATTCTCCTCACGCTCCGCGAGCTCCGCGCCCGGAAGGTCGTCGTCGGCCTGTTCGTCGTGGCGACGGTCGTCTGGATCGCCCTCGCGTTCGCGCTCCAGCTCGACGTGGTCGACGGCTCGCTCGCCGGCGCCCGCCTGTTCGGCCAGGAGGCGATCGAGGAGCCCATCGAACCGGGGCAGCCCCTCCTCGACGAGGACGGCAACGCGATCCTCGACGACGAGGGGAACCCGCGGACGGACGGCACCGACCTCCCGTTCAACGGCGACACCCTCTTGGAGAGCGTCGTGTTCACGGCCCAGGCGTTCGTCTCCGGAGCGGCGTACTGGATCGGCATCTTGCTCGCCCTGTTCGCGACCGGCGGCCTCATCGCGTCGCTCACCGAGCGCGGCACCGCCGACGTCGTTCTCACGAAGCCGCTGTCCCGGTCGTCGGTGCTGGGCGGACGCCTGCTGGCGGTCATGGTCGTCATGCTCGCCCTCTTGACGTACCTCTTCGGGGCGGTCTGGCTGGTCATGTCGATCAAGACGGGCATCTGGAGCCCGCGCTTCCTGCTCGCGATCCCCGTTGTGTTCGGGATGTTCGCCGTCGTCTACAGTGTGGTCACGCTCGTCGGCGTGTGGAGCGGGAGCGCGCCGCTATCGCTCATCGTCACGCTCGGCCTCGGATTCGTCACGCTCGTCCTCGCCGTCCCGGAGCTGCCGACGCAGATCAACCGGACGTGGCGCCCCATCGTCGTGGGGGCCTACCACCTCTTGCCCAAGTTCGGGAACGTCGGCACGACGATGGTCCCGCAACTCGCGACGGGAGGGGACGTAGGCCCCCTGTATCCCCTGTTGTCGTCGCTCGCGTTCGGCGCGGCCTGCTACGGGCTCGCGTTCGTCCTCTTCTCGCGCAAAGACTACTAG
- a CDS encoding dimethylarginine dimethylaminohydrolase family protein: MSADFSIDALPPIPRPGRVLLTSPDHFRVEYVINPHMAGNVGDVDPSIARRQWDALKDTYERLGMEVNVLAGIPDLPDMVFCANQSLPYQTPGGELGVVLSRMHAAQRKPEVEHYERFFGSVGYEVQGLDPDLPGDFEGMGDAIWHPGRYLLWGGYGYRTDRQVYERFAEKLGFPVIALELTDPDFYHLDTCLCPIDEETALYYPGAFTDEGIAAIKAHFRRTIEAPEDDARERFACNAHSPDGEHVLIQAGSATTNDLLRAGGYEPVELDTSEFLKSGGSVFCMKLMYW; this comes from the coding sequence ATGTCCGCCGACTTCTCCATCGACGCGCTCCCGCCGATCCCCCGCCCCGGCCGGGTCCTCCTGACCTCACCCGACCACTTCCGCGTCGAGTATGTCATCAACCCGCACATGGCCGGCAACGTCGGCGATGTGGACCCGTCGATCGCGCGTCGGCAGTGGGACGCGCTCAAGGACACGTACGAGCGCCTCGGGATGGAAGTCAACGTGCTCGCGGGCATCCCGGACCTCCCGGACATGGTGTTCTGCGCCAACCAGTCGCTCCCGTACCAGACGCCGGGCGGCGAGCTCGGGGTCGTCCTCAGCCGGATGCACGCGGCGCAGCGGAAGCCGGAGGTCGAGCACTACGAACGGTTCTTCGGCAGCGTCGGCTACGAGGTCCAGGGGCTCGACCCCGACCTGCCCGGCGACTTCGAGGGGATGGGCGACGCGATCTGGCACCCCGGCCGCTACCTCCTCTGGGGCGGCTACGGCTACCGCACCGACCGCCAGGTCTACGAGCGCTTCGCCGAGAAGCTCGGCTTCCCCGTCATCGCCCTCGAGCTGACCGACCCCGACTTCTACCACCTCGACACCTGCCTCTGCCCGATCGACGAGGAGACGGCGCTCTACTACCCGGGTGCGTTCACGGACGAGGGGATCGCCGCGATCAAGGCCCACTTCCGGCGGACCATCGAGGCGCCGGAAGACGACGCCCGTGAGCGGTTCGCCTGCAACGCGCACTCTCCCGACGGCGAGCACGTCCTGATCCAAGCCGGCAGCGCGACGACGAACGACCTCCTCCGGGCCGGCGGCTACGAGCCCGTCGAGCTCGACACGAGCGAGTTCCTGAAGTCCGGCGGCTCGGTCTTCTGCATGAAGCTGATGTACTGGTAG